One region of Cheilinus undulatus linkage group 4, ASM1832078v1, whole genome shotgun sequence genomic DNA includes:
- the LOC121507721 gene encoding 3-mercaptopyruvate sulfurtransferase-like, whose amino-acid sequence MALQARAVLTSKWLSEAMKAQGKMRILDTSWYLPKLRRNAKSEFKKKHIPGAAFFNIDQCCDKTSPLDHMLPSEEFFADYVGNLGIENDTHVVVYDASEFGAFSAPRVWWMFRVFGHRSVSMLNGGLRNWELEGRPVSDQYVKPAPAEFKASLNRPWIKTYDDMLDNLDTKEFQVVDARPAGRFKGLDPEPRDNTEPGHIPRSISVPFHSFLSPSGHFLPKEQLQALFAQAGVDLSRPICVLCGSAVTACHVALAAHECGHPGVSVYDGGWSEWYTRAVPEHVISEGRGKHL is encoded by the exons ATGGCGCTTCAAGCTAGAGCTGTCCTCACCTCTAAATGGCTCTCAGAGGCCATGAAGGCTCAGGGGAAAATGCGCATCTTGGACACCTCTTGGTATTTGCCAAAGCTGCGACGAAACGCCAAAAGCGAGTTCAAAAAGAAACATATTCCTGGCGCGGCTTTCTTCAACATTGACCAGTGCTGTGATAAAACCTCTCCCCTGGACCACATGCTGCCATCAGAGGAGTTTTTTGCAGATTACGTTGGGAATTTAGGAATCGAAAATGACACGCACGTCGTGGTGTATGACGCCAGTGAGTTTGGTGCGTTCTCCGCGCCTCGTGTCTGGTGGATGTTCCGAGTGTTCGGGCACAGGTCCGTGTCTATGCTTAACGGGGGACTGAGAAACTGGGAGCTAGAGGGTCGACCTGTGAGTGACCAGTATGTGAAACCAGCACCAGCCGAGTTTAAAGCTTCCCTGAACCGCCCCTGGATCAAGACCTATGATGATATGCTGGATAACCTGGACACCAAGGAGTTCCAGGTGGTGGACGCCAGGCCTGCAGGCAGGTTCAAAGGACTGGACCCTGAACCCAGAGACA ACACAGAGCCCGGCCACATCCCCCGCTCCATCAGCGTCCCCTTCCACTCCTTCCTGTCCCCGTCGGGTCACTTCCTACCAAAGGAGCAGCTCCAGGCTCTGTTTGCCCAGGCGGGCGTGGACCTCAGCCGTCCAATCTGTGTCCTGTGCGGCTCAGCTGTGACCGCGTGTCATGTGGCGCTGGCAGCCCATGAGTGCGGGCACCCGGGGGTGTCGGTGTACGACGGAGGGTGGTCTGAATGGTACACCCGCGCCGTGCCTGAACATGTTATATCTGAAGGACGAGGGAAACACTTGTGA